A genomic segment from Paenibacillus sp. FSL K6-1096 encodes:
- a CDS encoding ribbon-helix-helix protein, CopG family, which yields MANLQNTKRIMISLPDHLLQEVDGIVQMENSNRSELIRQAMKLYLSDRRKRTIRESMQRGYMEMAKINLTMACEAFLAEEDADSTLGRLVSGV from the coding sequence GTGGCCAATTTGCAGAACACCAAAAGAATCATGATCAGCTTGCCCGATCATCTCTTGCAGGAAGTAGATGGGATCGTTCAAATGGAGAACTCTAACCGAAGTGAATTGATCAGGCAGGCCATGAAGCTGTATTTGAGCGATCGGAGGAAGCGTACCATCCGGGAGTCCATGCAGCGGGGCTATATGGAAATGGCTAAGATTAATTTGACGATGGCATGCGAGGCCTTTCTCGCTGAGGAAGATGCAGACAGTACTCTTGGCCGCTTAGTAAGCGGGGTGTAA
- a CDS encoding outer membrane lipoprotein carrier protein LolA: protein MRRITWVLAIIMSVALVLAGCGKKDAASVVKDLNQVSDKLESKQGAYQGSGTMTLYTGEQPQEYKVEVWYKNPSYYRISLSNVQKDLKQIVLRNDEGVFVLTPSLGKSFRFQSDWPDSQGQVYLYQTLLKGIVSDNNRQFVEDGDNYVFEVAANYQSSALVRQKIWLAKKTYEPKQVQVSDSEAKVVVNVTFDSFKFDPEFAADAFDMQKNMASGSPSENTMAEVDENGNPVVTGDGEQAGATVAADQGDFGIIEPDYIPAGVKLKDTNKIEGSKDHAVLIRYDGLYQYTIMESRPLDRAVSLAPGTLIDLGFTAGLLSGDEQQTLTWMSDGVEYRITSSNLPVTEMMQIAASMEEQSGK from the coding sequence ATGCGCCGGATAACATGGGTACTCGCGATCATTATGAGCGTGGCCTTAGTATTGGCGGGGTGCGGGAAGAAGGATGCCGCCTCTGTGGTCAAGGATCTGAATCAAGTGTCTGACAAGCTGGAGAGCAAGCAGGGGGCTTATCAGGGCTCAGGCACAATGACCTTGTACACCGGGGAGCAGCCGCAGGAATACAAGGTGGAGGTATGGTACAAAAATCCTTCGTATTACCGGATCAGTCTGTCGAACGTCCAGAAGGATCTGAAGCAGATTGTGCTGCGCAATGATGAGGGCGTATTCGTGCTGACCCCAAGTCTGGGCAAAAGCTTCCGCTTCCAGAGCGACTGGCCGGACAGCCAGGGCCAGGTGTACCTGTACCAGACGCTGCTGAAGGGCATTGTCTCCGATAATAACCGGCAGTTCGTGGAGGACGGGGATAATTATGTGTTCGAGGTCGCCGCGAATTATCAGAGCAGCGCGCTGGTCCGCCAGAAGATCTGGCTGGCCAAAAAAACCTATGAACCCAAGCAGGTTCAGGTATCAGACTCTGAAGCCAAGGTGGTTGTGAACGTGACCTTCGACAGCTTCAAGTTCGATCCTGAGTTTGCCGCCGATGCGTTTGATATGCAGAAGAATATGGCATCCGGCAGCCCTTCCGAGAACACGATGGCGGAGGTCGATGAGAACGGCAATCCGGTAGTGACCGGGGACGGTGAACAGGCTGGGGCTACGGTAGCTGCTGACCAGGGCGACTTCGGGATCATCGAGCCGGATTACATCCCGGCCGGTGTGAAGCTGAAGGATACCAACAAGATCGAAGGGAGCAAGGATCACGCGGTGCTGATCCGGTATGACGGTCTCTATCAGTACACCATTATGGAGTCCCGTCCGCTTGACCGTGCGGTGTCGCTGGCTCCCGGAACGCTGATCGATCTCGGGTTCACCGCCGGTCTGCTCAGCGGCGATGAACAGCAGACTCTGACCTGGATGAGCGACGGTGTAGAGTACCGGATTACCAGTTCCAATCTGCCAGTTACGGAAATGATGCAAATAGCCGCTTCTATGGAGGAACAATCGGGTAAATAA
- a CDS encoding TetR/AcrR family transcriptional regulator, whose protein sequence is MITIKGRSDGEETKRRILHTAAVLFAQKGYGAVSMNEVCTAAEVSKGSLYHHFPSKDELFLYVVEEDMRKWLQEWEEQRSRISGTEARLFALGDHYANDFQNPLTHALEEYARSRTLPDDFRSRLSESFNRVMQVCRELLQEGMDSGYLRSGDLENSVIALSGILEGISRVNEIAAIAQTREEIRAYYRSALQMLLQGMRAGEESNR, encoded by the coding sequence GTGATAACCATAAAAGGACGTTCAGATGGAGAAGAAACCAAGCGCCGGATTCTGCACACGGCTGCTGTTTTATTTGCGCAAAAGGGCTACGGAGCGGTAAGCATGAATGAGGTCTGCACCGCCGCTGAGGTGAGCAAGGGCAGCTTGTATCACCATTTTCCGAGTAAGGATGAGTTATTCCTGTATGTGGTGGAGGAGGATATGCGGAAGTGGCTCCAGGAGTGGGAGGAACAGCGCAGCCGGATTAGCGGCACGGAGGCCCGCCTGTTCGCGCTGGGGGATCATTATGCGAATGATTTCCAGAATCCGCTCACCCATGCGCTGGAGGAATATGCCCGCTCCCGCACACTGCCGGATGATTTCCGCAGCCGTCTCTCAGAGAGCTTCAATAGGGTGATGCAGGTCTGCCGCGAGCTGCTGCAGGAGGGCATGGATTCCGGTTACCTGAGAAGCGGTGATCTGGAGAACAGTGTAATTGCTCTGAGCGGGATACTGGAGGGCATCAGCCGGGTCAACGAGATTGCCGCGATTGCGCAGACCCGGGAGGAGATCAGGGCATACTACCGGTCGGCGTTGCAGATGCTGCTTCAGGGAATGCGCGCCGGTGAAGAGAGTAACAGATAG
- a CDS encoding MFS transporter, whose protein sequence is MKANAPVQQQAGSPEAAKAVPGWITFLLAVSCGLIVANLYYTQTLVGPIGQAIHLSAGATGLIVTLTQIGYVAGLLFIVPLSDIIENRRLTVMSLILVVVSLALSVLVPNAPLFLAASLLIGLGSVAAQVLVPYASYLASEEDRGRVVGNVMSGLLLGIMFARPVASFMAGLWGWKSIFVVSAVVTALLTLLLSRILPARKPAPGLNYGQLIRSLGTLLMHTPVLRRRALYQASLFGSFSLFWTTVPLHLSSEYHLSQQGIALFALAGVGGAVAAPIAGRLADKGWTRLLTGLGISLAAVSFILAYLLRDTSNLTLGLLVLTAILLDMSVSGNLVLGQRAIYSLGNETRGRLNGLFMAIFFVGGAVGSSLGAWAYAYGGWSLATLIGLALPVLALVYFMTEKKGAA, encoded by the coding sequence ATGAAGGCTAACGCTCCGGTGCAACAACAAGCAGGTTCCCCTGAAGCCGCAAAGGCTGTTCCCGGCTGGATCACATTTCTGCTGGCCGTATCGTGCGGACTGATCGTAGCGAATCTCTATTATACCCAGACGCTGGTTGGGCCAATCGGACAGGCGATTCATCTGTCGGCCGGAGCAACAGGACTAATCGTTACGCTGACGCAAATCGGTTATGTCGCCGGGCTGCTGTTCATCGTCCCGCTCAGTGATATTATCGAGAACCGGCGGCTGACGGTAATGTCGCTGATACTGGTTGTAGTCTCCCTGGCGCTATCCGTCCTTGTACCGAATGCACCGCTGTTTCTGGCCGCCTCGCTGCTGATCGGGCTGGGCTCGGTAGCGGCGCAGGTCCTGGTGCCGTACGCCTCCTATCTGGCCTCAGAGGAAGACCGCGGCCGGGTCGTCGGCAATGTCATGAGCGGGCTGCTGCTGGGTATTATGTTCGCCCGTCCGGTCGCCAGCTTCATGGCCGGCCTCTGGGGCTGGAAGTCCATCTTCGTGGTCTCAGCGGTCGTAACTGCGCTGTTGACGCTGCTATTGTCCCGTATCCTGCCCGCCCGTAAGCCCGCTCCCGGCTTGAATTATGGACAGTTAATCCGCTCCCTGGGCACATTGCTCATGCATACGCCGGTGCTGCGGCGCCGCGCCTTATACCAGGCCAGCTTGTTCGGCTCCTTCAGCCTGTTCTGGACGACCGTTCCCCTGCATCTGTCCAGCGAGTATCATCTGTCCCAGCAGGGAATCGCCCTGTTTGCCCTGGCTGGTGTGGGCGGAGCTGTAGCCGCGCCGATCGCGGGCAGACTGGCTGACAAGGGCTGGACCCGCTTATTGACCGGGCTGGGTATTTCCCTGGCGGCAGTCTCCTTCATTCTGGCCTATCTGCTGCGGGATACCTCCAACCTGACACTGGGCCTACTGGTGCTCACAGCCATTCTGCTCGATATGAGCGTATCCGGCAATCTGGTGCTCGGGCAACGGGCGATTTATTCACTGGGCAACGAGACCCGGGGACGGCTGAACGGATTGTTTATGGCGATCTTTTTTGTAGGCGGTGCTGTCGGCTCTTCACTGGGTGCCTGGGCCTATGCGTATGGCGGCTGGAGCCTGGCGACCCTGATCGGGCTGGCGCTTCCGGTGCTGGCGCTGGTGTACTTCATGACCGAGAAGAAGGGGGCGGCCTGA
- a CDS encoding sigma-70 family RNA polymerase sigma factor, translated as MQERALLPLIHGQIAPNIETETELEFPAVFEAYYKRIYNYIAYRVDCRYTAEDLASQVFEKTLSKLSGYSPEKAPLEVWLFAIARNVVNDYYRSRARQRFFSLDSIRELISGRKEPEAQMLDKERSGRLQQALDTLSAKERNLIALKFGADLKNTEIARITGMSESNVGVILYRSMRKLKSEIGSVEEL; from the coding sequence ATGCAAGAGCGCGCATTGCTGCCTTTGATTCATGGTCAGATTGCCCCGAATATAGAGACAGAGACAGAGCTGGAGTTTCCAGCGGTTTTTGAAGCCTATTACAAAAGGATATACAACTATATCGCGTACCGGGTGGACTGCCGTTACACCGCGGAGGACTTAGCGAGCCAGGTTTTTGAGAAGACGCTGTCCAAATTATCCGGTTATTCCCCGGAGAAGGCGCCGCTGGAGGTGTGGCTGTTCGCCATTGCCCGCAATGTAGTCAATGATTATTACCGCAGCCGGGCAAGGCAGCGCTTCTTCTCGCTGGACAGCATCCGGGAGCTGATCTCCGGACGGAAAGAGCCGGAGGCCCAGATGCTGGACAAGGAGCGCAGCGGCAGGCTGCAGCAGGCGCTCGATACGCTCAGTGCGAAGGAGCGGAATCTGATTGCCCTGAAGTTCGGGGCCGATCTGAAGAATACCGAAATTGCCCGGATTACCGGAATGTCGGAGAGCAATGTCGGGGTCATTCTCTATCGCAGTATGAGGAAGCTGAAATCTGAAATAGGGAGTGTGGAGGAGCTATGA
- a CDS encoding DUF4367 domain-containing protein: MSKKKNAVQPDFAEDGLQELGAYLARQDFSRESDPAEVLRQAQYRSNQKKQEEYRMKNKQRIRRPVMIAASLLVAAVVSVSFVRPSFAQDMLERVLKSVNLGHIEVAQMDGSHPKEFPEAWKGQIFDQDGNPVTSFDRMPKAIFNAAGEAIVNFDGDKLVTLSEQEQRDKEADEQVFTVKEPAGLNQYASFKVKLPEYLPEGFAFDHGEFYKDEEGVSGQIVELFFTSKDKDKRIGMQLRLANEENAYSMATDDKVEQVKLKGTEAVLVGDRSLDWEANGVMYSLSTRGLDRAEVLKIAESINW; this comes from the coding sequence ATGAGCAAGAAGAAGAATGCGGTGCAGCCGGATTTTGCGGAGGATGGGCTGCAAGAGCTGGGAGCCTATCTGGCCCGCCAGGACTTCTCCCGGGAGTCCGATCCGGCAGAGGTTCTCCGCCAGGCGCAATACCGCTCTAATCAGAAGAAACAGGAGGAATATCGAATGAAGAACAAACAACGGATCAGACGTCCGGTGATGATTGCAGCATCCCTGCTGGTGGCAGCGGTGGTGAGTGTATCTTTTGTCAGACCCTCATTTGCACAGGATATGCTGGAGCGGGTGTTGAAATCGGTCAATCTGGGGCATATTGAGGTTGCCCAGATGGATGGAAGCCATCCCAAGGAGTTCCCGGAGGCGTGGAAGGGCCAGATCTTTGATCAGGACGGGAACCCGGTGACTTCCTTTGACCGCATGCCAAAGGCTATCTTCAATGCAGCCGGAGAGGCGATCGTCAACTTTGACGGGGATAAGCTGGTTACCCTGAGCGAGCAGGAGCAGCGCGACAAGGAAGCGGATGAGCAGGTCTTCACCGTTAAGGAGCCTGCCGGGCTTAATCAATATGCCTCTTTCAAGGTGAAACTGCCGGAGTACCTGCCTGAGGGCTTTGCCTTCGACCACGGGGAGTTCTACAAGGATGAGGAGGGCGTTAGCGGGCAGATTGTGGAGCTGTTCTTCACCAGCAAGGATAAGGACAAGCGGATCGGGATGCAGCTGCGTCTGGCCAATGAAGAGAATGCTTATTCTATGGCAACGGACGACAAGGTGGAGCAGGTGAAGCTCAAGGGGACGGAGGCGGTTCTGGTCGGTGACAGAAGTCTGGACTGGGAAGCGAATGGCGTGATGTACAGCCTCAGCACCCGCGGTCTTGACCGGGCTGAAGTGCTTAAGATCGCAGAGTCGATCAACTGGTAA
- a CDS encoding TetR/AcrR family transcriptional regulator encodes MEKKRGRPRNTEAKNAILKASYDLLLEMGFAAVTVEKIAEQAQVSKATIYKWWPNKAAVVMDGYLNAANARLPIPDTGSAKEDILIHAGTLAQFLSSREGKVITELIGEGQSDAGLAEAYRSRYFGPRRQEAWKLFERGIVRGELKQDLDIGSCIDLVYGPIFYRLLLTGGELGESSVRALVLLALGGIEA; translated from the coding sequence ATGGAGAAAAAAAGAGGCCGTCCGCGTAATACCGAGGCCAAAAATGCCATCCTGAAGGCTTCGTATGATCTATTGCTGGAGATGGGATTCGCCGCTGTGACGGTGGAGAAGATTGCCGAGCAGGCCCAGGTCAGCAAAGCCACGATCTATAAATGGTGGCCGAACAAGGCGGCCGTGGTCATGGACGGTTATCTGAACGCCGCGAACGCCCGGCTGCCGATCCCGGATACCGGGTCCGCCAAGGAGGATATTCTGATCCATGCGGGGACTCTCGCGCAGTTCCTCTCCAGCCGGGAAGGTAAAGTGATTACGGAGCTGATCGGCGAAGGACAATCCGATGCCGGACTGGCCGAGGCTTACCGGAGCAGATACTTCGGCCCGCGCCGCCAGGAGGCCTGGAAGCTTTTTGAACGGGGGATAGTCAGGGGGGAATTGAAGCAGGATCTGGATATCGGGAGCTGTATCGATCTCGTCTACGGCCCCATCTTCTACCGGCTGCTGCTGACCGGAGGAGAACTGGGTGAATCTTCTGTCAGGGCGTTGGTACTGCTGGCGCTGGGAGGGATTGAGGCTTAA
- a CDS encoding MFS transporter: protein MALLLKNRGAMLLLMLNIFLAFTGIGLVVPIMPTYMNELGIGGSVVGLLVAAFSLTQLLVSPFAGRLSDKMGRKKIIVGGLIVFALSELLFGMANAAWVLFISRMLGGIGAAMIMPAVMAYVADTTTSEERAQGMGFINAAITTGFIIGPGIGGYLAELGIRVPFFVAAGAAAIVAVITLLVLPESRSAKLREEAGSGKSNNDSLVLQLMRSYREPYFFGLVIVFVLSFGLANYETVFGLFVDHKFGFTPKDIAFVLTFGSIAGAVIQVTAFSWILNRFGENKVISIALLSSGVFILLTLLVHGYWAIVTVTFIVFLSMDMLRPAVGTQLSRLADESQQGFVMGMNSAYTSLGNIAGPIVAGVLFDLDINLPYGAASLVLVLCFMLSLSFGRRMKRGLRTNS from the coding sequence ATGGCTTTACTGTTAAAAAACCGGGGAGCGATGCTGCTCCTGATGTTGAATATTTTTCTGGCGTTTACGGGGATTGGTCTCGTCGTTCCCATTATGCCAACGTACATGAATGAGCTGGGCATCGGCGGAAGTGTAGTCGGACTGCTGGTCGCCGCCTTCTCACTCACACAATTACTGGTCTCACCCTTCGCGGGAAGGCTCTCCGACAAGATGGGGCGCAAAAAGATCATCGTCGGCGGACTGATCGTCTTTGCCTTGTCGGAGCTGCTGTTCGGCATGGCTAATGCCGCATGGGTGTTGTTCATCTCCAGAATGCTCGGCGGTATCGGTGCAGCGATGATTATGCCTGCGGTGATGGCTTATGTCGCAGACACAACGACCTCGGAAGAGCGGGCCCAGGGGATGGGCTTCATCAACGCAGCGATTACTACAGGCTTCATTATCGGGCCGGGCATCGGCGGGTATCTGGCGGAGCTGGGTATCCGGGTTCCTTTCTTCGTTGCTGCCGGGGCTGCTGCCATCGTTGCGGTGATTACCCTGCTCGTCCTGCCGGAATCGCGTTCGGCTAAGCTGCGTGAAGAAGCAGGATCTGGGAAAAGCAATAATGACAGTCTGGTGCTCCAACTGATGCGTTCTTACCGGGAGCCGTATTTTTTCGGACTGGTCATTGTCTTCGTGCTGTCCTTCGGGCTGGCCAACTATGAGACGGTCTTCGGCCTGTTTGTGGATCATAAGTTCGGGTTCACACCGAAGGATATCGCCTTCGTCCTGACGTTCGGTTCGATTGCCGGGGCGGTCATTCAGGTTACTGCGTTCAGCTGGATTCTGAACCGGTTCGGCGAGAACAAGGTGATCTCCATCGCCCTGCTCAGTTCAGGGGTGTTCATTCTGCTGACGCTGCTGGTTCACGGCTACTGGGCGATTGTTACAGTCACGTTCATCGTCTTCCTCTCCATGGATATGCTGCGGCCTGCGGTCGGCACCCAGCTCTCCCGTCTGGCGGACGAGTCGCAGCAGGGATTCGTGATGGGCATGAACTCCGCCTATACGAGCCTTGGCAACATCGCCGGTCCGATTGTGGCCGGAGTCCTGTTTGATCTTGATATTAATCTGCCGTATGGAGCGGCGTCGCTGGTGCTGGTGCTGTGCTTCATGCTGTCCCTCAGCTTCGGCAGGCGGATGAAGCGCGGTCTGCGCACGAATAGTTGA
- the alr gene encoding alanine racemase, which translates to MKASYRPTVAEIHLDNLRANYEAFRAVLPQETRFMGCVKANAYGHGAVEVARELERLGADYVCVAFLDEALELRQAGILLPVLVLGYTAPEGIAAAWENNITVTMFTPEVLDAVRALPVQPEHRLKVHIKIDSGMGRLGLSPEDAPAFIAEVQRTAQAELEGMFTHFARADERNKSYTLMQYRRFMSVAEALRDMNLNIPIIHTGNSATAIDTPLLSINMVRVGISLYGYYPSAEVNREQVALHPVMTLKTQAVYVKTLPPDSGISYGTRYFTASDEVIATLPVGYADGYSRMLTGKAEVLIRGRRVPVVGTICMDQCMVSLKSFAGEAEQIQAGEEVVLIGRQGKESITADELALHLGTIPYEILCMLAHRVPRVYVREGKVNTLVNPLLQA; encoded by the coding sequence GTGAAGGCAAGTTATCGGCCGACCGTAGCCGAGATTCATCTGGATAACCTGCGGGCCAATTACGAGGCCTTCCGCGCGGTATTGCCGCAGGAGACAAGATTCATGGGCTGCGTCAAAGCCAATGCCTACGGACACGGAGCGGTGGAAGTGGCGCGGGAGCTGGAACGGCTGGGAGCGGATTATGTTTGCGTTGCTTTTCTGGATGAGGCATTGGAGCTGCGTCAGGCGGGAATACTACTTCCTGTACTGGTGCTGGGCTATACTGCGCCGGAAGGCATAGCCGCTGCCTGGGAGAACAACATTACTGTAACTATGTTCACACCGGAGGTACTGGATGCGGTAAGAGCGCTTCCTGTCCAACCGGAGCACCGGCTGAAGGTGCACATCAAGATTGACAGCGGAATGGGCCGGCTGGGATTATCGCCCGAAGATGCACCTGCATTCATCGCTGAAGTGCAGAGAACTGCGCAGGCGGAGCTTGAGGGCATGTTCACCCATTTTGCCAGAGCAGACGAACGTAACAAAAGCTATACACTAATGCAGTACCGGCGGTTCATGAGCGTGGCGGAAGCGCTTCGGGACATGAATCTCAACATCCCGATCATACATACGGGTAACAGCGCTACGGCCATTGATACACCTCTACTATCCATTAACATGGTGCGTGTAGGCATAAGCTTGTACGGATACTATCCCTCGGCTGAGGTGAACCGTGAGCAGGTTGCTTTACACCCGGTAATGACGCTGAAGACGCAGGCTGTCTACGTGAAGACCCTGCCGCCTGACTCAGGCATCAGCTACGGCACCCGGTACTTCACGGCCAGCGATGAGGTTATCGCTACGCTCCCTGTGGGGTACGCTGACGGATACTCCCGCATGCTAACGGGCAAAGCGGAGGTGCTAATACGCGGACGCCGCGTTCCTGTCGTCGGAACCATCTGCATGGACCAGTGTATGGTATCACTGAAATCTTTCGCAGGAGAAGCAGAACAAATTCAAGCAGGCGAAGAGGTTGTACTCATCGGACGCCAGGGCAAAGAGTCGATCACGGCAGATGAACTGGCGCTCCATTTAGGGACGATCCCCTACGAAATTCTCTGTATGCTGGCTCACCGGGTACCCCGCGTATACGTACGCGAAGGCAAGGTTAACACCTTGGTGAATCCCCTGCTGCAGGCCTAA
- a CDS encoding type II toxin-antitoxin system PemK/MazF family toxin has protein sequence MIVKRGDVFFADLSPVVGSEQGGVRPVLIIQNDIGNRFSPTVIVAAITAQIQKAKLPTHVEIDAAAHGFDRDSVILLEQVRTIDKQRLTDKITHLDDETMKLVDDSLQISLGLIDF, from the coding sequence TTGATTGTTAAACGCGGCGACGTTTTTTTTGCCGACCTTTCACCGGTTGTGGGTTCTGAGCAGGGTGGGGTTCGGCCGGTACTGATCATTCAGAACGATATTGGCAACCGCTTCAGTCCGACGGTGATTGTGGCCGCCATTACGGCCCAGATTCAGAAGGCCAAGCTGCCGACGCATGTGGAGATTGATGCGGCAGCGCACGGCTTCGACCGGGATTCCGTCATCTTGCTGGAACAGGTCCGTACCATTGACAAACAACGCTTAACGGATAAGATCACCCACCTGGACGATGAGACGATGAAGCTGGTGGATGATTCGCTGCAGATCAGCCTTGGGCTGATTGATTTCTGA